One genomic window of Malaciobacter molluscorum LMG 25693 includes the following:
- a CDS encoding sensor histidine kinase → MLSKKEKYILNIIKYFPIIIILITALTTSYLFLNEHEKHYQKELQQVKDKFIQSQELKIKNEVDKIYEYIDFHKKNNESLIKIYVKEQVNEAYNILNGLYNKYKTTKTKNEIIEMYKASLRKMRFFNNRGYFYVYDMKGNNIFHGLMPFIEGHSMLYHRDITGKEIIKSMINGLKKKTEIYDEWYWHEPNSKEIKRKIGYHKLFKPYNIFVGSGEYVEDFENELKQRIIKYISSIKYINRYITILDYKGNIIITDNKELIGKNIFKKDKKNKEIYEKVFFLAKAGENYTDFDDSTIFNNTKFKHVKLFVKGYNDWHWAIISAFYTDALKNDINSRIILLKQDDHRVLINFALIVGILCLIMIVLSFYITKFLEKSFFSYQKKILKEIKINREKDNMIAQQSKMAAMGEMIANIAHQWRQPLSVISTAVTGLKFEKELGILEDKNFIRGMDSIHESVIHLSKTIDDFRNFFKPNKNKTIFNLKDVVDKTLKLLNSQFNINEIYFVKNIENIKLHGLENELIQVLINILNNSRDELKKVAEDRFIFIDIKRVDDKAKFTIKDTAGGISTNIIKNIFDPYFTTKGEEGTGIGLYMSKQIIENSFKGTIEAKNSTFTYKNKEFRGAEFIMTFDISN, encoded by the coding sequence ATGTTATCAAAAAAAGAGAAATACATATTAAATATTATAAAATATTTTCCAATTATAATTATTCTTATAACTGCACTTACTACATCTTATTTATTTTTAAATGAACATGAAAAACACTATCAAAAAGAATTACAACAAGTAAAAGATAAATTTATACAATCTCAAGAACTTAAAATTAAAAATGAAGTTGATAAGATTTATGAATATATAGATTTCCATAAAAAAAACAATGAATCATTAATTAAAATATATGTAAAAGAGCAAGTTAATGAGGCTTACAATATTTTAAATGGATTATATAATAAATATAAAACGACAAAAACAAAAAATGAAATAATAGAGATGTATAAAGCCTCTTTAAGAAAAATGAGGTTTTTTAATAATAGAGGTTACTTTTATGTTTATGATATGAAAGGTAATAATATATTTCATGGACTTATGCCTTTTATTGAAGGACATTCAATGTTATACCATAGAGATATAACAGGAAAAGAAATTATTAAAAGCATGATAAATGGATTAAAGAAAAAAACTGAAATTTATGATGAATGGTACTGGCATGAACCAAATAGTAAGGAAATCAAAAGAAAGATAGGTTACCATAAATTATTTAAACCATATAATATTTTTGTGGGTTCAGGAGAATATGTAGAAGATTTTGAAAATGAGTTAAAACAAAGAATTATTAAATATATTTCTAGTATTAAATATATAAATAGATATATTACTATTCTTGATTATAAGGGTAATATCATTATAACTGATAATAAAGAATTAATTGGTAAAAATATATTCAAAAAAGATAAAAAAAATAAAGAAATATATGAAAAAGTATTTTTTCTTGCAAAAGCAGGAGAAAATTATACGGATTTTGATGATTCTACAATATTCAATAATACTAAGTTTAAACATGTAAAACTTTTTGTTAAAGGTTATAATGATTGGCATTGGGCAATTATTTCTGCATTTTATACAGATGCTTTAAAAAATGATATAAATTCAAGAATTATTTTATTAAAGCAAGATGACCATAGAGTTTTAATTAATTTTGCATTAATCGTAGGTATTTTATGTTTAATAATGATAGTTTTATCTTTTTATATTACAAAGTTTTTGGAAAAAAGCTTTTTTTCTTATCAAAAAAAGATATTAAAAGAGATAAAAATAAATAGAGAAAAAGATAATATGATAGCCCAACAGTCAAAAATGGCTGCTATGGGAGAAATGATTGCAAATATTGCTCATCAATGGAGACAACCTTTATCTGTAATATCAACAGCAGTAACAGGTTTAAAATTTGAAAAAGAGTTAGGAATCTTAGAAGATAAGAATTTTATAAGGGGAATGGATAGCATTCATGAATCAGTTATTCACTTATCAAAGACAATAGATGATTTTAGAAACTTTTTTAAACCAAATAAAAATAAAACAATATTTAATTTAAAAGATGTTGTTGATAAAACATTAAAACTTTTAAATTCTCAATTCAATATAAATGAAATCTATTTTGTTAAAAATATTGAAAATATAAAACTACATGGTTTAGAGAATGAATTAATACAAGTGTTGATAAATATTTTAAATAATTCAAGGGATGAACTTAAAAAAGTAGCTGAAGATAGATTTATCTTTATTGATATTAAAAGAGTAGATGATAAAGCGAAATTTACTATAAAAGATACAGCAGGTGGAATTTCTACTAATATTATAAAAAATATTTTTGATCCATATTTTACAACAAAAGGTGAAGAGGGTACGGGAATAGGACTATATATGTCTAAACAAATTATTGAGAATAGTTTTAAAGGTACAATTGAAGCTAAAAATAGCACTTTTACATATAAAAATAAAGAGTTTAGAGGTGCTGAGTTTATTATGACATTTGATATATCAAACTAG
- a CDS encoding GP88 family protein, with translation MEYNYDTTNLLSKKLSEHAITATLYLAAQKNIMHAPMYGIDYDNTKINLSKVNLCKKSTNGCVTACIYHNGLFQNSHFSKNKIKQARIKRTFKFLLQKDEFFEKLIKEIKALKRKAIKQNLKLLIQLNKTSDILWEKESFEYKEKTYKNIMEFFPDIDFFDYTKYNILKNRKNLPSNYTLIYSRAGLNKGKLIDSWEDLKNYLNKRISIAVVCSYDIKKILLNTDTYEDYNIYDATDFETGKISIKDKIEGVILLHEAKKGTNINKNSAFVIQSQEDISNYLV, from the coding sequence TTGGAATATAATTATGATACAACCAATCTATTATCAAAAAAATTAAGTGAACATGCAATTACTGCAACACTATATCTTGCTGCACAAAAAAATATTATGCATGCACCAATGTATGGAATTGATTATGATAATACAAAAATAAATTTGAGTAAAGTTAACTTATGTAAAAAATCTACAAATGGATGTGTAACAGCATGTATTTACCATAATGGATTATTTCAAAATTCTCATTTTAGTAAAAATAAAATAAAGCAAGCAAGAATTAAAAGAACTTTTAAATTTTTACTACAAAAAGATGAATTTTTTGAGAAACTTATAAAAGAGATAAAAGCTTTAAAAAGAAAAGCTATTAAACAAAATCTTAAATTGTTGATTCAATTAAATAAAACATCTGATATATTATGGGAAAAAGAGTCATTTGAATATAAAGAAAAAACTTATAAAAATATAATGGAGTTTTTCCCTGATATAGATTTTTTTGATTATACAAAATATAATATTTTAAAAAATAGAAAAAATTTACCATCAAATTATACTTTAATTTACTCACGTGCAGGTTTAAATAAAGGAAAACTTATTGATTCTTGGGAAGATTTAAAAAATTATCTAAATAAAAGAATCAGTATAGCAGTAGTGTGTTCTTATGATATAAAAAAAATATTATTAAATACTGATACTTATGAAGATTATAATATTTATGATGCAACTGATTTTGAAACAGGGAAGATTTCTATAAAAGATAAAATTGAAGGTGTAATTTTATTACATGAAGCAAAAAAAGGTACAAATATTAATAAAAATAGTGCTTTTGTTATCCAATCACAAGAAGATATATCAAACTATCTAGTTTGA
- a CDS encoding PAS domain-containing sensor histidine kinase — MNKFEEDELYKYLNITKGLYLILDKSGNILFANEKVCNTVEVSFERIKKMNWIETFIPNDLKSYISNILKQISNKDVRLSEYVENEILTIKGEKRFISWKNSYIEENGVVTKIICSGEDKTKTKEIELYLEEKEERLKAIFDFSPLGIFITDKTGNILEANLAFLNMLGYSKEEILGRNYIEITHDDNINLNEEKFNQLVDNEIGIYKISKKYIKKNKHLIWVNATVSTIKDQYNEVLYVLAIIEDITEIKSREEHIIAQRRYLHTIIDQNPNIIIVKDYDGKFVLANQAIARLYDTTVENMVGKKDEDFFQNKEIFRKKIEYDKKLIDNNETKIIYEDIEDKVTGKLRNFQSIKKTITGISGEKQVLIISNDITDIKETQKKLKDNEEMLHHQSKMAAMGEMLENIAHQWRQPLSVITTSASSVRIHKELGTLTDDFLDEVLDAIVKSGTHLSQTIDDFRDFFKPNRKKVVFDISQCYQKAIFLVSSKLKNREIEIVENIQSVSIYGFDNELIQVIMNLINNATDAIDDNKDLTSKYIFVDIYKDDLNNAIFKILDNAGGIKEDIKDKIFEPYFTTKHKSLGTGIGLYMSEEILVKHMNGEIKVKNKEFEYKKNSYKGAEFILKIPIEEDKG; from the coding sequence ATGAACAAATTTGAAGAAGATGAACTCTATAAATATTTAAATATAACTAAGGGACTTTATCTTATTTTAGACAAGAGTGGAAATATTTTATTCGCAAATGAAAAAGTATGTAATACAGTAGAAGTATCTTTTGAAAGAATAAAAAAAATGAATTGGATCGAAACTTTTATTCCTAATGATTTGAAAAGTTATATAAGCAATATTTTAAAACAAATATCAAATAAAGATGTAAGATTATCAGAATATGTGGAGAATGAAATATTAACTATAAAAGGTGAAAAGAGATTTATTTCATGGAAAAATTCTTATATTGAAGAAAATGGAGTTGTTACTAAAATTATTTGTTCAGGTGAAGATAAAACAAAAACAAAAGAGATAGAACTATATTTAGAAGAAAAAGAAGAACGATTAAAAGCAATTTTTGATTTTTCTCCTTTAGGTATTTTTATAACAGATAAAACAGGAAATATTTTAGAAGCTAATTTGGCTTTTTTAAATATGTTAGGCTATTCAAAAGAAGAAATTTTAGGTAGAAATTATATTGAAATTACACATGATGATAATATTAATTTAAATGAAGAGAAATTTAATCAATTAGTTGATAATGAAATAGGAATTTATAAAATTAGCAAAAAATATATTAAAAAAAATAAACATCTAATTTGGGTAAATGCAACAGTTTCTACTATAAAAGATCAATATAATGAAGTTTTATATGTTCTAGCAATTATTGAAGATATTACTGAAATAAAAAGTAGAGAGGAACATATCATTGCACAAAGAAGATATCTTCATACAATAATTGACCAAAATCCAAATATAATAATAGTAAAAGATTATGATGGCAAATTTGTTCTTGCAAATCAAGCAATAGCAAGACTTTATGATACAACTGTTGAAAATATGGTAGGTAAAAAAGATGAAGATTTCTTTCAAAATAAAGAGATATTTAGAAAAAAAATAGAGTATGATAAAAAATTAATAGATAACAATGAAACAAAAATTATATATGAAGATATAGAAGATAAAGTTACTGGTAAATTAAGAAATTTTCAATCGATTAAAAAAACAATAACGGGGATCTCAGGTGAAAAACAAGTTTTAATAATTTCAAATGATATTACCGATATTAAAGAGACTCAAAAAAAATTGAAAGATAATGAAGAGATGTTACATCATCAATCTAAAATGGCAGCAATGGGAGAAATGCTTGAGAATATTGCTCATCAATGGAGACAGCCTTTATCTGTAATTACTACAAGTGCAAGTAGTGTGAGAATTCATAAAGAGTTAGGAACATTAACTGACGATTTTTTAGATGAAGTTTTAGATGCAATTGTAAAATCTGGTACTCATTTATCTCAAACAATTGATGATTTTAGAGATTTTTTTAAACCAAATAGAAAAAAAGTAGTTTTTGATATATCTCAATGTTATCAAAAGGCAATCTTTTTAGTTAGTTCAAAATTAAAAAATAGAGAAATAGAAATTGTTGAAAATATACAAAGTGTTTCTATTTATGGATTTGATAATGAGCTTATACAAGTTATAATGAATTTAATAAATAATGCAACTGATGCAATTGATGATAATAAAGATTTAACTTCTAAATATATTTTTGTAGATATTTATAAAGATGATTTAAATAATGCAATATTTAAGATATTAGATAATGCAGGTGGAATAAAAGAAGATATAAAAGATAAAATATTTGAACCATACTTTACAACAAAACATAAAAGTTTAGGAACAGGAATAGGACTTTATATGTCAGAAGAAATCCTTGTAAAACATATGAATGGTGAAATAAAAGTAAAAAATAAAGAGTTTGAATATAAAAAGAATTCTTACAAAGGTGCAGAGTTTATTTTAAAAATACCAATAGAAGAAGATAAAGGATAG
- the purT gene encoding formate-dependent phosphoribosylglycinamide formyltransferase, whose product MKFSAPLKSDSIKIMLLGSGELGKEVVIEAQRLGIETIAVDSYNNAPAQLVANKAYTINMKNKNEILDVIRREKPDYILPEVEAINIDALFTAENEGYHVIPNADAVNKTMNRKNIREFAAVELALPTSKYEFVTTFESLESAAKKIGFPCVIKPVMSSSGHGQSIARSQLDLSNSWELAKEARGDASELIVEEFITFDYEITLLTARNENQTVFCEPIGHIQQDGDYIFSWQPMNMSETAKEKSKEIAKKITDGLGGRGIFGVELFVKGDEVYFSEVSPRPHDTGMVTMITQSQSEFALHIRAVLGLPLNFIDYGAGASAAYKSKNDTFNPLIDIKNEAFTDTSFVRVFGKPQSHKGRRMAVALSFDKNSSDKALQQAKELIENFSD is encoded by the coding sequence ATGAAATTTAGTGCACCGTTAAAATCAGATTCAATAAAAATTATGCTTCTTGGAAGTGGAGAACTTGGAAAAGAAGTAGTAATTGAAGCTCAAAGATTGGGAATTGAAACAATTGCTGTTGATAGTTATAATAATGCACCAGCACAATTAGTTGCAAATAAAGCTTATACGATCAATATGAAAAATAAAAATGAAATTTTAGATGTAATTAGAAGAGAAAAACCTGATTATATTTTACCTGAAGTTGAAGCTATTAATATTGATGCATTATTTACAGCTGAAAATGAAGGTTACCATGTAATACCAAATGCAGATGCAGTAAATAAGACTATGAATAGAAAAAATATAAGAGAATTTGCTGCTGTTGAACTTGCTCTTCCAACTTCAAAATATGAGTTTGTAACTACTTTTGAATCATTAGAAAGTGCAGCTAAAAAAATAGGTTTCCCTTGTGTTATTAAACCTGTTATGAGTTCATCTGGTCATGGACAAAGTATAGCAAGAAGCCAATTAGATTTATCAAATTCCTGGGAACTTGCAAAAGAAGCAAGAGGTGATGCTAGTGAATTGATTGTTGAAGAGTTTATTACATTTGATTATGAAATTACTTTATTAACAGCAAGAAATGAAAATCAAACTGTATTTTGCGAACCAATAGGACACATTCAACAAGATGGAGATTATATCTTTTCATGGCAACCAATGAATATGAGTGAAACTGCAAAAGAGAAATCAAAAGAAATTGCAAAGAAAATTACTGATGGACTAGGGGGAAGAGGTATTTTTGGTGTAGAACTATTTGTAAAAGGCGATGAAGTTTATTTTAGTGAAGTAAGTCCAAGACCACATGATACAGGAATGGTTACTATGATTACACAAAGTCAAAGTGAGTTTGCACTTCATATTAGAGCAGTTTTAGGTCTTCCTCTAAATTTTATAGATTATGGAGCAGGAGCAAGTGCTGCATATAAATCAAAAAATGATACTTTTAATCCTTTAATAGATATTAAAAACGAAGCTTTTACAGATACTTCTTTTGTAAGAGTTTTTGGAAAACCTCAAAGTCACAAAGGAAGAAGAATGGCTGTTGCACTATCTTTTGATAAAAATAGTAGTGATAAAGCTTTACAACAAGCAAAAGAATTAATTGAAAACTTTTCAGATTAA
- the dapF gene encoding diaminopimelate epimerase, giving the protein MTYEKYSASGNDFVIFHSFIKKDYSQEAIKLCDRNEGIGADGLIVLVPNCDYDFEWLFYNSDGSNAAMCGNGTRACAHYAYTNGLASSNMKFLTGAGTIESIVDGNIVETQLTKPVLIKDEFEEDGFVWYLVDTGVPHLVTIVNDLEKYDYDLASKMRYKYNANVNFAKIENSKIYVRTYERGVEGETLACGTGMAACFLRANNLGLVENITNVYPKSNEELTLTKKDETLYFKGAVKKVFTTSIN; this is encoded by the coding sequence ATGACTTATGAAAAATATAGTGCAAGTGGAAATGACTTTGTAATATTTCACTCATTTATAAAAAAAGACTATTCACAAGAAGCCATAAAATTATGTGATAGAAATGAAGGTATTGGAGCAGATGGATTGATAGTTCTTGTACCAAATTGTGATTATGATTTTGAATGGCTATTTTATAATAGTGATGGAAGTAATGCAGCTATGTGTGGAAATGGCACAAGAGCTTGTGCACATTATGCATATACAAATGGTCTTGCTTCATCAAATATGAAATTTTTAACAGGTGCAGGAACTATTGAATCAATAGTTGATGGAAATATAGTTGAAACACAACTTACAAAACCTGTTTTAATAAAAGATGAATTTGAAGAAGATGGATTTGTATGGTATTTAGTTGATACAGGAGTTCCACACTTAGTTACTATTGTTAATGATTTAGAAAAATATGATTATGATCTTGCTTCTAAAATGAGATACAAATATAATGCAAATGTAAATTTTGCAAAAATTGAAAATAGTAAAATTTATGTTAGAACTTATGAAAGAGGAGTTGAAGGAGAGACACTTGCTTGTGGAACTGGAATGGCTGCTTGCTTTTTAAGAGCTAATAATTTAGGGTTAGTAGAGAATATTACTAATGTATATCCAAAAAGTAATGAAGAGTTAACACTTACAAAAAAAGATGAAACACTATACTTTAAAGGTGCTGTAAAAAAAGTTTTTACAACATCAATTAATTAA
- the coaE gene encoding dephospho-CoA kinase (Dephospho-CoA kinase (CoaE) performs the final step in coenzyme A biosynthesis.), translated as MNNDLFKNAIALTGGISTGKSTVCNLLKLHGFLTIDADKIAHKLLDANSHKIAEMFGSIYVKDGKVQRKELGKIIFSNENNKLKLEALLHPLIKEEIIKESKVFEEANKPYFIDIPLFFEKMHYPIPKSLVVYTPEELQIQRLMKRDNISEDEAKLKISNQMSIEKKKNLADLIIDNSKDLKNLQNEVERVIGEII; from the coding sequence ATGAATAATGATTTGTTTAAAAATGCAATAGCCTTAACAGGTGGAATATCAACAGGTAAAAGTACAGTATGTAATCTTTTGAAACTACATGGATTTCTAACAATTGATGCAGATAAAATTGCTCATAAACTACTTGATGCAAACTCTCATAAAATTGCAGAAATGTTTGGTAGTATTTATGTAAAAGATGGAAAAGTTCAAAGAAAAGAGCTAGGTAAAATAATATTTTCAAATGAAAATAATAAACTAAAACTAGAAGCTCTTCTTCATCCATTAATAAAAGAAGAGATTATTAAAGAATCAAAAGTTTTTGAAGAGGCGAATAAACCTTACTTTATTGATATTCCTCTATTTTTTGAAAAAATGCACTATCCAATTCCTAAGTCTTTAGTAGTTTATACACCAGAAGAACTTCAAATTCAAAGACTTATGAAAAGAGATAATATAAGTGAAGATGAAGCAAAATTAAAAATATCAAATCAAATGAGTATAGAAAAGAAAAAAAATTTAGCTGATTTAATCATAGATAATTCAAAAGATTTAAAAAATTTACAAAATGAAGTAGAAAGAGTAATTGGAGAAATAATATGA
- a CDS encoding spermine/spermidine synthase domain-containing protein, which translates to MSASMNDNQAFNEMMVHVPLCTHKEPKNILIIGSNAQELKEQAQKHSGNIEFGDITLLNSKNEKNIDVVILTDVQLDEIILANIDRILKDDGLITFSSKSFQNDKDRLIDDLKLVGNKFWIAMPFKFGHKTSILASKKYHPTADIILQRSDILDDLQYYSTEIHSASFVFPASIHKALTTIAKR; encoded by the coding sequence ATGTCAGCTTCAATGAATGATAACCAAGCTTTTAATGAAATGATGGTACATGTTCCTTTATGTACACATAAAGAGCCAAAAAATATTTTAATAATTGGGTCTAATGCTCAAGAGTTAAAAGAACAAGCACAAAAACACTCTGGGAATATAGAGTTTGGAGATATTACACTTCTAAATTCAAAAAATGAAAAAAATATCGATGTGGTTATCTTAACAGATGTTCAATTAGATGAAATAATTTTAGCAAATATAGATAGAATTTTAAAAGATGATGGATTAATTACATTTTCATCTAAAAGTTTTCAAAATGACAAAGATAGACTTATTGATGATCTAAAATTAGTAGGAAATAAGTTTTGGATTGCAATGCCATTTAAATTTGGACATAAAACTTCTATTTTAGCTTCTAAAAAATATCATCCAACTGCGGATATTATCTTACAAAGATCAGATATTTTGGATGATTTACAATACTATTCAACAGAAATACACTCAGCTTCTTTTGTATTTCCAGCAAGTATTCACAAAGCACTAACTACAATCGCAAAAAGATAA
- the purM gene encoding phosphoribosylformylglycinamidine cyclo-ligase gives MSKVSYKDAGVDIDAGNQFVENIKPHVKSTLIPGVLGGIGSFAGAFELPSGYKKPVLLSGTDGVGTKLKLAIDSRKFDTVGIDLVAMCTNDLLCNFGEPLFFLDYYATAKLEVEEATDVVKGIAQGCIESECALVGGETAEMPGMYKEGDFDLAGFCVGIAEKDELNRIERVAAGDTLIALPSSGIHSNGFSLVRKLLLEKLGMSLEDDFQGKPLKDVLLEPTRIYVKEFKANKDNINALAHITGGGITENLPRVLPENLKAIVYRDKIRTLPIFDFMSEHVEIDEMYRTFNMGVGMVLVVNPANVEAVLANTDGYIIGELAEGKKEVEFK, from the coding sequence ATGTCTAAAGTTAGCTATAAAGACGCTGGTGTTGATATTGACGCAGGAAATCAGTTTGTTGAGAATATTAAGCCACACGTAAAATCTACTTTAATCCCAGGTGTATTAGGTGGTATTGGTTCATTTGCAGGTGCTTTTGAATTACCATCTGGATATAAAAAACCAGTATTACTATCAGGAACTGATGGTGTTGGAACAAAATTAAAATTAGCAATTGATTCAAGAAAATTTGATACAGTTGGTATAGATTTAGTTGCTATGTGTACAAATGATTTATTATGTAACTTTGGTGAACCTCTATTCTTCTTAGATTACTATGCAACTGCAAAACTTGAAGTTGAAGAAGCTACTGATGTTGTAAAAGGAATTGCTCAAGGTTGTATTGAAAGTGAATGTGCATTGGTTGGTGGAGAAACAGCTGAAATGCCAGGTATGTACAAAGAGGGTGATTTTGATTTAGCAGGTTTTTGTGTGGGTATTGCAGAAAAAGATGAATTAAATAGAATTGAAAGAGTTGCAGCTGGAGATACATTAATTGCCCTTCCAAGTTCTGGTATCCACTCAAATGGTTTTTCATTAGTTAGAAAACTTCTTTTAGAAAAACTAGGAATGTCTTTAGAAGATGATTTCCAAGGAAAACCTTTAAAAGATGTATTATTAGAACCAACTAGAATATATGTAAAAGAGTTCAAAGCAAATAAAGATAATATTAATGCATTAGCTCATATTACTGGTGGAGGAATTACTGAAAATCTTCCAAGAGTATTACCAGAAAATCTTAAGGCAATTGTTTACAGAGATAAAATTAGAACATTGCCGATTTTTGATTTTATGAGTGAACATGTGGAAATTGATGAAATGTATAGAACATTTAATATGGGTGTTGGTATGGTATTAGTTGTTAATCCTGCTAATGTAGAAGCTGTTTTAGCAAATACTGATGGATATATTATTGGTGAATTAGCTGAAGGTAAAAAAGAAGTAGAGTTTAAATAA
- a CDS encoding CDGSH iron-sulfur domain-containing protein — protein MKRISIKFLKNGPIKLVNESDTLAKESIQFEDNLFDLKKCTFLCRCGRSKKQPFCEGSHADAKFDSKCQIAKNEQIQKIKTNHTDVFNNNENLKIHISKGSAIMVNNEVDIKINNLPKNIKSFSLCRCGNSKNKPFCDTTHNRTKGRYYTF, from the coding sequence ATGAAAAGAATTTCGATAAAATTTTTAAAAAATGGTCCTATAAAATTAGTTAATGAATCAGATACTCTTGCAAAAGAGTCTATTCAATTTGAAGATAACCTATTTGATTTAAAAAAATGTACATTTCTATGCCGATGTGGAAGAAGTAAAAAACAACCTTTTTGTGAAGGTTCCCATGCCGATGCTAAATTTGATTCAAAATGCCAAATAGCCAAAAATGAACAAATACAAAAAATAAAGACAAATCATACAGATGTATTTAATAATAATGAGAATTTAAAAATTCATATATCAAAAGGTTCTGCAATAATGGTTAATAATGAAGTTGATATAAAGATAAATAATTTACCAAAAAATATCAAAAGTTTTAGTTTATGTAGATGTGGGAATTCAAAAAACAAACCATTTTGTGATACTACACATAATAGGACAAAAGGACGATATTATACATTTTAA
- a CDS encoding pirin family protein, with product MIKKIPKENMGTSNLGWLESRFHFSFAQYFNPSNINFGVLRVLNDDIIHPHSGFDTHPHDNMEIISYVIKGSITHKDSMGNEETLSRGEVQYLSAGDGIFHSEHNFQNEDLRLLQIWIIPPKRNLKKIYGSYRYKKEERINKLLNIVSSKKQNSKVTIHQDINIFVSELDQNKTLNYKIEENRQIYFVQIEGSCKINEIILEEGDALEITNDNNLLITSLNNSHFLFIEMKEE from the coding sequence ATGATAAAAAAAATACCAAAAGAAAATATGGGAACATCAAATTTAGGATGGCTAGAGAGTAGATTTCATTTCTCTTTTGCTCAATATTTTAATCCTTCTAATATCAATTTTGGTGTTTTAAGAGTATTAAATGATGATATAATTCATCCACATAGTGGATTTGATACACACCCACATGATAATATGGAAATAATTTCATATGTAATAAAAGGAAGCATTACTCATAAAGATTCTATGGGCAATGAAGAGACCTTAAGTAGAGGGGAAGTACAATATTTAAGTGCAGGAGATGGAATATTTCACAGTGAACATAATTTTCAAAATGAAGATTTAAGACTATTACAAATATGGATTATTCCACCTAAAAGAAATTTAAAAAAAATTTATGGCTCTTATAGATATAAAAAAGAAGAAAGAATAAATAAATTATTAAATATTGTATCTTCAAAAAAACAAAATTCAAAAGTAACAATACATCAAGATATAAATATTTTTGTATCAGAATTAGATCAAAATAAAACATTAAATTACAAAATTGAAGAAAATAGACAAATTTATTTTGTACAAATAGAAGGTAGTTGTAAAATTAATGAAATAATTTTAGAAGAAGGCGATGCGTTAGAAATAACAAATGATAATAATTTATTAATAACTTCACTTAATAATTCTCACTTTCTATTTATAGAGATGAAAGAGGAATAG
- a CDS encoding NAD(P)H-dependent oxidoreductase, with the protein MYLIFISSLNENVKLANRIKNKLEESNKEVEIINLVHLNLPMYDTIKEQNDGIPQAALELAEKMKKAKGYIFVSPEYNFNVPPVLVNFIAWISRIGENFRALFSLKTIQLATHSGSNGKDFMNSTRNQFTKLGAIVAPREIITTYSLGIEEDELKTILDEYIYIGK; encoded by the coding sequence ATGTATTTAATTTTTATTTCAAGTTTAAATGAAAATGTAAAATTAGCAAATAGAATAAAAAATAAATTAGAAGAGTCTAATAAAGAAGTTGAAATAATTAACTTGGTTCATTTAAATTTACCAATGTATGACACAATAAAAGAGCAAAATGATGGAATTCCACAAGCTGCACTTGAATTAGCAGAAAAAATGAAAAAGGCTAAAGGGTATATATTTGTTTCACCTGAGTATAATTTTAATGTACCACCGGTATTAGTAAATTTTATTGCATGGATTTCAAGAATTGGGGAAAACTTCAGAGCCTTATTTTCTTTAAAAACAATTCAATTAGCAACTCATTCTGGAAGTAATGGGAAAGATTTTATGAATTCAACAAGAAATCAGTTTACAAAACTTGGAGCAATTGTTGCACCAAGAGAAATCATAACTACGTATTCATTGGGCATTGAAGAAGATGAATTAAAAACTATACTTGATGAATATATTTATATAGGAAAATAA